In the Borrelia hispanica CRI genome, one interval contains:
- a CDS encoding DUF1322 family protein — protein MKINKRSDILQEITHSYFKFLENAKKDKYHFPVMMGICSFNEVKTLNYKDLMEVNKISDLKLQMKIYEMSLSRGIL, from the coding sequence ATGAAAATAAACAAAAGAAGTGATATTCTTCAAGAAATAACACATTCATATTTCAAATTTCTTGAAAACGCAAAAAAAGATAAATATCACTTCCCCGTTATGATGGGTATTTGTAGCTTTAATGAAGTCAAGACACTGAATTATAAAGATTTGATGGAGGTGAACAAAATATCGGATTTGAAACTTCAAATGAAGATATATGAGATGTCTCTATCTAGAGGAATATTATGA